One Streptococcus sp. DTU_2020_1001019_1_SI_AUS_MUR_006 DNA window includes the following coding sequences:
- a CDS encoding dUTP diphosphatase, with translation MKIRGFELVSSFTDESLLPKRETAHAAGYDLKVAVRTVIAPGEIVLVPTGVKAYMQPTEVLYLYDRSSNPRKKGLVLINSVGVIDGDYYGNPGNEGHIFAQMKNITDQEVILEVGERVVQAVFAPFLIADGDAADGVRTGGFGSTGH, from the coding sequence ATGAAAATTCGTGGTTTTGAATTAGTTTCTAGTTTTACAGATGAGAGTTTGCTACCGAAGCGTGAGACAGCACATGCAGCTGGTTACGACTTAAAGGTTGCTGTGCGTACGGTCATTGCTCCAGGTGAGATTGTCCTTGTTCCGACAGGGGTCAAGGCTTATATGCAACCGACAGAAGTGCTTTATCTCTATGATCGTTCTTCAAACCCTCGTAAGAAGGGCTTGGTTTTGATTAACTCTGTGGGTGTCATCGATGGGGATTACTATGGTAATCCTGGGAACGAGGGACATATCTTTGCACAGATGAAAAACATTACTGACCAAGAAGTGATTCTTGAAGTTGGGGAACGCGTGGTTCAGGCTGTCTTTGCTCCATTTTTGATTGCGGATGGCGATGCGGCAGATGGTGTTCGGACCGGTGGATTTGGATCAACTGGGCACTAA
- a CDS encoding histidine phosphatase family protein: MVFGPVDLDQLGTKMKIIFVRHGEPDYRELEERSYTGFGMDLAPLSEEGRQQAQELSKNSLLHSADLLVSSAVTRALETASYVACATGLPLRVEPLLHEWQVYESGVENFEKARTLFLGNNGELSPNSPIQYETAEEMRSRFLESMRKYRDYQTVVVVTHRMLMRQFVSNEKIDFCQVIECEIEI; encoded by the coding sequence ATGGTGTTCGGACCGGTGGATTTGGATCAACTGGGCACTAAGATGAAGATTATCTTTGTACGTCACGGGGAGCCAGATTACCGTGAGTTAGAGGAGCGTTCCTATACTGGATTCGGGATGGATTTGGCGCCCTTATCAGAGGAGGGAAGACAGCAAGCTCAGGAACTGAGCAAAAATTCTTTGCTACACTCAGCTGATCTACTAGTTTCTTCTGCAGTCACAAGAGCTTTAGAGACTGCTAGCTATGTGGCTTGTGCTACTGGACTTCCTTTGAGAGTGGAGCCATTATTGCATGAATGGCAAGTCTATGAAAGTGGCGTAGAGAATTTTGAAAAAGCTCGTACTCTGTTTCTAGGAAATAATGGGGAGTTATCTCCTAATAGTCCTATTCAATATGAGACAGCTGAGGAAATGAGGTCTCGGTTTCTAGAATCTATGCGCAAGTATCGAGACTATCAGACAGTCGTTGTTGTCACTCATCGAATGCTCATGCGCCAGTTTGTGTCAAATGAGAAGATTGATTTTTGCCAAGTGATTGAGTGTGAGATAGAGATATAG